A portion of the Pseudarthrobacter defluvii genome contains these proteins:
- the hrcA gene encoding heat-inducible transcriptional repressor HrcA, with the protein MSEPRKLEVLRAIVEDYVHSREPVGSKALVERHHLGVSSATIRNDMAALEDEGLITAPHTSAGRIPTDKGYRLFVDQISAVKPLSAAERRAIQTLLEGADDLDDVLDRTVRLLSQLTNQVAVVQYPHLSRALVRHIEFVLLAPRKVLVVLIANSGKVEQRVMDVGQDLGDEALAELRTRFLAALGGTRLSHLAQALPAVVAATPHSQRQAAHALAVGLEGLAQSSREDRMVMAGTANLARSNVDFPLSIGPVLEALEEQVVMLRLLSEMAQDHRGVAVSIGRENPYDGLAEASVVATGYGPDSAAKVGILGPTRMDYPTTMAAVRAVARYLSRILGP; encoded by the coding sequence GTGAGCGAGCCACGCAAACTGGAAGTACTGCGGGCCATCGTGGAGGATTACGTCCACTCCCGCGAGCCGGTTGGGTCAAAGGCCCTGGTGGAGCGGCATCATCTTGGCGTTTCCAGCGCCACCATCCGCAATGACATGGCCGCGCTGGAGGACGAGGGGCTGATCACCGCCCCCCATACCAGCGCCGGCCGGATCCCCACCGACAAGGGCTACCGGCTCTTTGTCGACCAGATCTCGGCAGTCAAGCCCCTTTCGGCTGCAGAACGCCGTGCCATCCAGACCCTCCTGGAGGGCGCGGACGACCTCGACGACGTACTGGACCGAACCGTTCGGCTGCTGTCGCAACTGACCAACCAGGTGGCCGTGGTCCAGTACCCGCACCTGAGCAGGGCACTTGTCCGCCACATCGAATTCGTGCTGCTGGCACCGCGGAAGGTCCTCGTGGTCCTCATCGCCAACAGCGGCAAGGTGGAGCAGCGCGTCATGGACGTCGGCCAGGACCTTGGCGACGAGGCGCTGGCCGAGTTGCGCACCCGTTTCCTGGCTGCCCTGGGGGGAACCCGGCTGAGCCACCTCGCCCAGGCCCTTCCCGCCGTCGTGGCTGCAACGCCCCACTCGCAGCGCCAGGCGGCACACGCGCTGGCCGTCGGCCTTGAGGGGCTGGCGCAGAGCAGTCGGGAAGACCGCATGGTCATGGCCGGCACCGCCAACCTCGCCCGGTCCAATGTGGACTTTCCCCTCAGCATTGGCCCTGTGCTGGAGGCGCTCGAGGAACAGGTGGTGATGCTGCGGCTGTTGAGCGAGATGGCCCAGGACCACCGGGGCGTGGCTGTCAGCATCGGAAGGGAGAACCCCTACGACGGGCTTGCTGAGGCCTCCGTGGTGGCCACCGGCTACGGTCCGGACAGCGCAGCCAAAGTGGGAATCCTCGGTCCTACCCGAATGGACTATCCCACCACCATGGCCGCCGTCAGGGCGGTAGCCCGCTACCTTTCGAGGATTTTGGGGCCCTGA
- a CDS encoding DUF3097 domain-containing protein, whose amino-acid sequence MDYQNWGPRGISAPTRTELPEVPVERGMVLEEVQSGWVGAVTRVEKSGGMHVVALEDRRGKSRSFKLGFGFLLEGQPIRLMPPAPKAAVGAPAGRTASGSVRVSGQRAQVAKASRIWVEGKHDAELVEKVWGDDLRVEGIVVEPLHGIDDLAAAVADFRPGPGRRLGVLVDHLVPDSKESRIAHAVMASPGAAGNVLIVGHPYVDVWQAIRPAVLGIEKWPAIPRGQDWKTGILNAFGWPHATKEDIGLGWQKLLGAVRTYADLEASLLGRVEEVIDFLTVP is encoded by the coding sequence ATGGATTACCAGAACTGGGGCCCCCGGGGCATTTCCGCTCCCACGCGGACGGAGCTGCCCGAGGTCCCCGTGGAGCGCGGCATGGTGCTTGAGGAAGTACAGTCCGGCTGGGTGGGCGCCGTCACCCGCGTGGAGAAGTCCGGCGGAATGCACGTCGTTGCATTGGAGGACCGCCGCGGAAAGTCGCGGTCCTTCAAGCTGGGGTTCGGTTTCCTCCTCGAGGGCCAGCCCATCCGGTTGATGCCGCCGGCGCCCAAGGCGGCCGTCGGTGCTCCCGCCGGCAGGACTGCCTCCGGTTCGGTGCGCGTCTCCGGCCAGCGCGCCCAGGTTGCCAAGGCAAGCCGGATCTGGGTGGAAGGCAAGCACGACGCCGAACTGGTGGAAAAGGTCTGGGGAGACGACCTGCGCGTGGAAGGCATCGTCGTCGAGCCCCTCCACGGCATCGACGACCTGGCCGCTGCCGTCGCGGACTTCAGGCCCGGCCCGGGCCGCCGACTCGGTGTGCTGGTGGACCACCTGGTTCCCGATTCCAAGGAATCCCGGATCGCCCACGCCGTCATGGCGTCCCCGGGCGCGGCCGGCAACGTCCTGATCGTCGGGCACCCGTACGTGGACGTGTGGCAGGCAATCCGCCCTGCAGTCCTGGGCATCGAAAAATGGCCCGCCATCCCCCGCGGGCAGGACTGGAAGACCGGGATCCTCAATGCCTTCGGCTGGCCCCACGCCACGAAGGAAGACATCGGCCTCGGATGGCAGAAGCTGCTCGGTGCCGTACGCACGTACGCGGACCTCGAAGCGTCGCTGCTGGGCCGGGTTGAGGAAGTCATTGATTTCCTCACCGTGCCCTGA
- a CDS encoding DUF4870 domain-containing protein, whose product MAENARDHRDGQGRSEYHGVPANALPLTASEDRQWATLAHFGGILGCIPSLLIYLIFRDRGPFTAQESKEALNFSLPPTIAAVLANILVFIPYVGNIFAVIATLIWVALTCFSVAAGIHVNRGQPHRYQYNLRWIK is encoded by the coding sequence GTGGCAGAAAACGCACGTGATCACAGGGACGGCCAGGGCCGTTCCGAGTACCATGGCGTACCCGCCAACGCCCTGCCGCTTACGGCCAGCGAAGACCGCCAATGGGCCACGCTGGCTCACTTCGGCGGAATCCTGGGGTGTATCCCGTCGCTGCTGATCTACCTGATCTTCCGCGACCGCGGGCCGTTCACCGCCCAGGAGTCCAAGGAAGCGCTGAACTTCAGCCTGCCGCCCACCATCGCCGCGGTCCTGGCCAACATCCTGGTCTTCATCCCCTACGTGGGGAACATTTTCGCGGTCATCGCCACACTGATCTGGGTGGCGCTCACGTGCTTCTCGGTGGCCGCCGGCATCCACGTCAACCGCGGCCAACCGCACCGCTACCAGTACAACCTGCGCTGGATCAAGTAG
- the hemW gene encoding radical SAM family heme chaperone HemW, with amino-acid sequence MPSVLPLGDPAPSDGLLPAQAADGAAGRAFGLYVHIPFCAVRCGYCDFNTYTATELGGGASQDAYAQTAVSEVALAANVLAGSGLPERKLSTVFFGGGTPTLLPADDLALILRAAIDHWGIEDGAEVTTEANPDSVTPESLAVLKEAGFTRVSFGMQSAVPHVLKVLDRTHTPSRVPQVVQWAREAGLAVSLDLIYGTPGETLADWRHSLETALSYQPDHISAYALIVEEGTKLAAQMRRGEVPGIDDDDHADKYELADQLITEAGLGWYEVSNWARTPDQACRHNLAYWRGDDWWGIGPGAHSHVGGVRWWNVKHPSAYANRLSQGLSPAAGRETLDAETTNLEKVMLEARLQSGLEVSTLSAAGRHEVAGLIAGGLVEPAAAFRGRLVLTLKGRLLADAVVRRILPD; translated from the coding sequence ATGCCCAGCGTCCTTCCCCTCGGCGACCCGGCGCCGTCGGACGGCCTGCTGCCTGCACAGGCAGCGGACGGTGCGGCGGGCCGGGCATTTGGCCTGTACGTCCACATCCCGTTCTGCGCGGTGCGCTGTGGCTACTGCGACTTCAATACCTATACCGCCACGGAACTCGGCGGCGGTGCTTCGCAGGACGCATATGCGCAAACGGCGGTGTCGGAAGTGGCGCTGGCGGCGAACGTGCTGGCAGGTTCCGGCCTGCCGGAGCGGAAGCTCAGCACTGTCTTCTTTGGGGGCGGCACGCCCACGCTGCTGCCCGCTGATGACCTCGCCCTGATCCTTCGCGCTGCCATTGACCATTGGGGCATCGAGGACGGTGCCGAAGTCACCACGGAAGCCAACCCGGACTCTGTCACCCCTGAATCCCTGGCCGTCCTCAAGGAGGCCGGCTTCACCCGCGTGTCCTTTGGCATGCAGTCCGCCGTTCCGCACGTCCTCAAGGTCCTTGACCGCACCCACACGCCGAGCCGGGTACCGCAGGTGGTGCAGTGGGCCCGGGAAGCCGGCCTGGCCGTCAGCCTGGACCTGATCTACGGCACGCCGGGGGAGACACTGGCCGACTGGCGCCACTCCCTGGAGACGGCCCTGTCCTACCAGCCTGACCACATCAGCGCCTACGCGCTGATCGTCGAGGAAGGGACCAAGCTGGCAGCCCAGATGCGCCGTGGCGAAGTCCCGGGAATTGACGACGACGACCACGCCGACAAGTACGAGCTCGCCGACCAGCTGATCACCGAAGCAGGGCTCGGCTGGTATGAGGTCAGCAACTGGGCGCGCACTCCGGATCAGGCGTGCCGGCACAACCTGGCCTACTGGCGGGGAGACGACTGGTGGGGGATCGGCCCCGGCGCACATTCGCACGTGGGCGGGGTCCGCTGGTGGAACGTCAAGCACCCGTCCGCCTATGCCAACAGGCTGTCGCAGGGGCTGTCGCCGGCTGCCGGCAGGGAAACCCTGGATGCGGAAACCACAAACCTGGAAAAGGTGATGCTCGAGGCGCGCCTGCAGTCAGGGCTCGAGGTGTCAACGCTTAGCGCTGCCGGGCGGCATGAGGTGGCCGGGCTGATCGCGGGCGGCCTGGTGGAGCCCGCTGCCGCTTTCCGGGGACGCCTGGTCCTGACCCTCAAGGGCAGGCTGCTGGCAGACGCGGTGGTCCGCCGCATCCTCCCGGACTGA
- the lepA gene encoding translation elongation factor 4 — translation MSPMARTAPVPAATDPAIIRNFCIIAHIDHGKSTLADRMLQSTGVVQARDMKAQYLDRMDIERERGITIKSQAVRMPWEVDGVSYALNMIDTPGHVDFTYEVSRSLAACEGAILLVDAAQGIEAQTLANLYLAMENNLTIIPVLNKIDLPAAQPEKYAAELANLIGGDPEDVLRVSGKTGVGVEALLDKIVRDLPAPKGDPDGPARAMIFDSVYDTYRGVVTYVRVVDGMLHPRERIQMMSTRASHELLEIGVSSPEPTPSKGLGVGEVGYLITGVKDVRQSKVGDTVTNLAKPAAESLPGYADAKPMVFSGLYPLDGADYPVLRDALEKLMLNDAALVYEPETSAALGFGFRVGFLGLLHLEITRERLEREYNLDLISTAPNVEYEVTLEDKKVVRVTNPSEYPTGKIAEVREPMVSATILAPNEFVGAIMELCQSRRGVMGGMDYLSEDRVEIRYRLPLAEIVFDFFDILKSKTRGYGSLDWKADGEQVADLVKVDIMLQGEQVDAFSAITHRDKAYAYGVMMTGKLRELIPRQQFEVPIQAAIGSRIIARESIRAIRKDVLAKCYGGDISRKRKLLEKQKEGKKRMKMVGTVEVPQEAFIAALTTDESKDKAKKK, via the coding sequence GTGTCTCCCATGGCCCGCACCGCACCGGTGCCCGCCGCGACAGATCCGGCAATCATTCGGAACTTTTGCATCATCGCGCATATTGACCACGGCAAGTCCACCTTGGCGGACCGGATGCTGCAGTCCACCGGGGTGGTCCAGGCGCGCGACATGAAGGCCCAGTACCTGGACCGCATGGACATCGAGCGTGAACGCGGGATCACCATCAAGTCCCAGGCTGTCCGCATGCCGTGGGAGGTGGACGGCGTGAGTTATGCACTGAACATGATCGACACCCCGGGCCACGTTGACTTCACCTACGAGGTGTCCAGGTCCCTGGCCGCCTGCGAGGGCGCAATCCTGCTGGTGGACGCGGCCCAGGGCATTGAGGCCCAGACGCTCGCCAACCTCTACCTGGCCATGGAGAACAACCTCACCATCATTCCGGTGCTGAACAAGATCGACCTGCCGGCGGCGCAGCCCGAGAAGTATGCAGCCGAGTTGGCCAATCTGATCGGCGGCGATCCCGAAGATGTCCTGCGGGTGTCCGGCAAGACGGGCGTTGGCGTGGAAGCACTGCTGGACAAGATTGTCCGGGACCTGCCGGCGCCGAAGGGTGACCCCGATGGTCCTGCCCGTGCCATGATCTTCGATTCTGTTTACGACACCTACCGCGGTGTGGTGACCTATGTGCGTGTGGTGGACGGCATGCTCCACCCGCGGGAACGCATCCAGATGATGTCAACCAGGGCCTCGCACGAGCTCCTGGAAATCGGCGTCAGCTCGCCTGAACCCACACCTTCCAAGGGCCTGGGCGTCGGTGAAGTGGGTTACCTGATCACCGGTGTGAAGGACGTCCGGCAGTCCAAGGTTGGCGATACCGTCACCAACCTGGCCAAGCCGGCCGCCGAGTCGCTCCCCGGCTACGCCGATGCCAAGCCCATGGTGTTCTCGGGCCTGTACCCGCTGGACGGCGCCGACTACCCGGTCCTCCGCGACGCCCTCGAAAAGCTCATGCTCAATGACGCCGCGCTGGTATACGAACCGGAGACGTCGGCCGCACTGGGATTCGGGTTCCGCGTCGGCTTCCTGGGTCTCCTTCACCTGGAGATCACCCGCGAACGCCTGGAGCGCGAATACAACCTCGACCTCATCTCCACTGCGCCGAACGTGGAATACGAGGTCACGCTGGAGGACAAAAAGGTGGTCCGCGTGACCAACCCCAGCGAGTACCCCACCGGCAAGATCGCGGAAGTACGCGAACCGATGGTTTCCGCCACCATCCTGGCCCCCAACGAATTCGTCGGCGCCATCATGGAGCTGTGCCAGTCGCGCCGCGGCGTCATGGGCGGCATGGACTACCTTTCCGAGGACCGGGTGGAAATCCGCTACCGCCTGCCGCTGGCGGAAATCGTCTTCGACTTCTTCGACATCCTGAAGTCGAAGACCCGTGGCTACGGATCGCTGGACTGGAAAGCCGATGGCGAGCAGGTTGCCGACCTGGTCAAGGTGGACATCATGCTCCAGGGCGAGCAGGTGGACGCCTTCAGTGCCATCACCCACCGGGACAAGGCTTACGCCTACGGCGTGATGATGACCGGCAAGCTCCGCGAACTCATCCCGCGGCAGCAGTTCGAGGTGCCCATCCAGGCGGCCATCGGTTCCCGAATCATCGCCCGTGAAAGCATCCGGGCCATCCGCAAGGACGTACTGGCGAAGTGCTACGGCGGTGACATCTCGCGTAAGCGCAAGCTCCTGGAAAAGCAGAAAGAAGGCAAGAAGCGCATGAAGATGGTGGGGACGGTGGAAGTGCCGCAAGAGGCCTTCATCGCCGCCCTCACCACGGACGAATCGAAGGACAAGGCAAAGAAGAAGTGA
- a CDS encoding type II toxin-antitoxin system PemK/MazF family toxin: protein MAIDLRSLGNAVRRGLRLLQNRPSAPKAPGRLPDRRPGGRRPGHGSVAPEAAAYPGDFRGRAAIHYAPRPDGDPDPGEVVWAWVPYEEDHAKGQDRPVLLVGHNGPYLLGLMLTSRDRVPDGSTASGYVDLGAGGWDRQGRASEVRLDRILQIRPDSIRREGAVLDRARFEKVAAGLRGRHGWT, encoded by the coding sequence ATGGCTATTGATCTCCGCTCCCTGGGAAACGCCGTCCGCCGCGGACTGCGGCTGCTGCAGAACCGACCGTCCGCTCCGAAGGCCCCTGGCCGCCTGCCGGACAGGCGCCCCGGCGGCCGGCGGCCCGGACACGGCAGCGTCGCCCCAGAGGCTGCGGCCTACCCTGGGGACTTCCGCGGCCGTGCCGCCATCCACTACGCCCCGCGGCCGGACGGCGATCCGGATCCGGGTGAGGTGGTGTGGGCTTGGGTCCCTTACGAGGAGGACCACGCCAAGGGGCAGGACCGGCCGGTCCTCCTGGTGGGGCATAACGGCCCATACCTGCTGGGACTGATGCTGACCAGCAGGGACAGGGTGCCCGACGGTTCCACTGCATCCGGGTACGTGGACCTGGGTGCCGGCGGCTGGGACAGGCAGGGCAGGGCGAGCGAGGTGCGGCTGGACCGGATCCTTCAGATCCGGCCCGACAGCATCCGGAGGGAAGGTGCGGTGCTGGACAGGGCGCGCTTCGAAAAAGTGGCAGCCGGTCTCCGGGGGCGACACGGGTGGACGTGA
- the rpsT gene encoding 30S ribosomal protein S20, producing the protein MANIKSQKKRILTNEKARLRNNAVKSELKTAIRAVNTAVESADKEAATTALVSASRKLDKAVSKGVLHKNNAANRKSAISKKVNAL; encoded by the coding sequence GTGGCGAATATCAAGTCCCAGAAGAAGCGCATCCTGACCAACGAGAAGGCCCGCCTGCGCAACAACGCAGTCAAGTCCGAGCTGAAGACGGCCATCCGCGCCGTCAACACCGCTGTTGAGTCCGCTGACAAGGAAGCTGCTACTACTGCGCTCGTTTCTGCCAGCCGTAAGCTGGACAAGGCTGTCAGCAAGGGTGTTCTGCACAAGAACAACGCAGCGAACCGCAAGTCGGCGATCTCCAAGAAGGTCAACGCACTCTAA
- the holA gene encoding DNA polymerase III subunit delta → MAAAQKRATRSPASNTASWRDVAPARIVLVSGPEEYLGIRAMDRIRSQVRAAAPDVELSRMNAAGYEPGALTMQVSPSLFGESKLIEVEAVEGMNDAFLADALAYLQHPEEDAVVVLRHAGGARGKKLLDAIRKDGWPVVDCQPLKKDADKVQFVAAEFKAAGRRINQDAVQALVNAVGADLSELAAACAQLIADAGTTVTTDTVDKYYGGRVEATAFKVADAAMAGNAPLALSTLRHALATGADPVPLVAALASKLRTVARVAGASGSSAQIAAELGMQPWLVEQAQRDVRRWTPEGLVRSIQVTAEADAQVKGLSRDPVYAVEQAVTVIAMSVQGR, encoded by the coding sequence GGATCGTGCTGGTGAGCGGGCCGGAAGAGTACCTGGGCATCAGGGCCATGGACAGGATCCGTTCGCAGGTCAGGGCGGCTGCACCGGACGTTGAATTGAGCCGTATGAATGCTGCCGGGTATGAACCCGGCGCCCTCACCATGCAGGTGAGTCCCTCCTTGTTCGGCGAAAGCAAGCTCATCGAGGTGGAAGCCGTGGAGGGCATGAACGATGCCTTCCTTGCGGATGCCCTCGCATACCTCCAACATCCGGAGGAGGACGCCGTCGTGGTGCTCCGCCACGCCGGGGGAGCGCGGGGCAAGAAGCTCCTGGACGCCATCCGGAAGGACGGCTGGCCCGTGGTTGACTGCCAGCCGCTGAAGAAAGACGCCGACAAGGTCCAATTCGTGGCCGCGGAGTTTAAAGCAGCCGGCCGGCGCATCAACCAGGATGCCGTCCAGGCACTGGTGAACGCCGTCGGTGCAGACCTGTCCGAACTTGCCGCCGCGTGCGCCCAACTGATCGCGGACGCGGGCACCACCGTCACCACGGACACGGTGGACAAATACTATGGCGGCCGGGTCGAAGCTACCGCGTTCAAGGTGGCCGACGCGGCAATGGCAGGAAACGCGCCGCTGGCACTGTCCACCCTGCGCCATGCCCTTGCCACCGGCGCAGACCCGGTGCCCCTGGTGGCAGCCCTCGCATCCAAGCTGAGGACGGTGGCCCGGGTGGCAGGTGCCTCTGGATCGTCAGCGCAGATCGCCGCGGAGCTGGGCATGCAGCCCTGGCTGGTCGAGCAGGCGCAGCGGGATGTCCGGCGCTGGACGCCCGAGGGCCTGGTGCGCTCCATCCAGGTCACGGCGGAGGCTGACGCGCAGGTCAAGGGCCTGTCCCGGGATCCGGTCTACGCGGTGGAGCAAGCCGTGACCGTGATTGCCATGTCCGTCCAGGGCAGGTAG